From the genome of Halomonas sp. LR3S48:
AGCCTGAATGTCTACAGCAGCGACTTCGCTACTCAGATGACCGCGGTGTTTGAGGGCGATCTGCTGTCGGCTGAGTCGTATTCTCTTGCCGACTGGAAGAGCCGTTCATGGCGCGAAAGACTTTCCGAAAAGGTCCTGCTACCCATCAGATCGCAGCTTTGACCAAAGGAACGCTGGCGTGAAGCATCGGCAGCAGGATGCTGGCAGGGCGGCAGGGCGGCAGGGCGGCAGGCGGTTCGGTGCGCAGACACTCCGTCGTCACCGACCTTGTTGCCAGCATCTCGAGTGTTCTTGATTCTGCCGGGCGAAGCCCACATTCCACTACCAGGACACATTATCTTGCGGGGGCTGGTCAATGCCCCACCATTCTGGTCTAGAATAAGTGAACGGGTCGAGGTAGCGAAAGACGCAACCTGGCCCAAGGCGCATCGCCCGTACGGAGCGTACGGTAGCGGTGCACCCGGTACATGCAGGGGGAGCCCCTGCCAGTCACAGTGGTAGACACGATGACGATCATGACTTCCCGAATCGAGGTGCGTGAGCACCTTGCCCGCGCCTACTGCCCGACCCGCATCCCGGCCGAGGACGAGGCTCGCATTGACGAGATCAAGCGCCTGCTGGAGCTGCACAACGCGGTGCTCGTGGCCCACTACTACACCGACGATGCCATCCAACAGCTGGCCGAGGAGACCGGCGGCTGCGTTGCCGATTCGTTGGAAATGGCCCGCTTCGGCGCACGTCACGAGGCTGAAACCCTGGTGGTCGCCGGGGTGCGCTTCATGGGCGAGACGGCCAAGATCCTGTCGCCTGAGAAACGCGTGCTGATGCCGACGCTGGAAGCCACCTGCTCGCTCGACATCGGTTGCCCGGCGGACGAATTCAGCGCCTTCTGCGCCCAGCATCCCGATCGTACCGTGGTGGTCTACGCCAACACCTCGGCGGCGGTGAAGGCGCGCGCCGACTGGGTGGTGACCTCCTCTATCGCGGTGGATGTCATCGAGCACCTGCAGGCGCGCGGCGAGAAGATCCTGTGGGCCCCGGACAAGCACCTGGGGGGCTATATCCAGCAGAAGACCGGCGCCGACATGCTGTTGTGGGACGGTGCCTGCATCGTGCACGAGGAGTTCAAGGCCAAGGGCATCGAGGACCTGAAAGGGCTCTACCCCGACGCCGCCGTGCTGGTGCACCCTGAGTCGCCCGCTTCGGTGGTGGCATTGGCCGACGTGGCCGGCTCGACCTCGCAACTGATCAAGGCGGCCAAGGAGCTGCCGAACGACAAGCTGATCGTCGCCACCGACCGCGGCATCTTCTTCAAGATGCAGCAGATGGTGCCCGAGAAGACCCTGTTCGAGGCACCCACCGCCGGCAACGGCGCCACCTGTCGCAGCTGCGCCCACTGCCCGTGGATGGCGATGAATGCGCTGGACAACCTGGCTGGTGCCCTGCGCGAAGGCAGCGGCGAGATCTTCGTCGACGCCGAGCTGCGCCTGAAGGCACTCAAGCCGCTGGAGCGCATGCTCAACTTCCAGAAGTAGTTGTTGTTCTTCGTAACGAGATGAACTCGCTACTGTTCTCTAGCGGCGCCGGGGACAGGTCGTAGCGGAGGTCATTTGCCAGGGATGGCAAATGTAGCGCCCAGGGATGGGTTCACAGCGCCTCCGCGAAGGGCCTGTCGCCGGAGAAGCCGCGGTCTTCCTTGAGCTATCCGTCAGCTTCTTTCTCCTTTTTGCTGCTAGAACTTCTCCATCGTCTCGCGATAACCGACGAAGTCCTCGCGGCGCTGCTCGATGCGTGCCAGGGCGTTGGTCTCGCCGCTCTGCTCCGCTACTCGGCGGGCCACGTCGAGCTGACGGATGGCGCGATCGATCTCGCCGGTGAGCTGCATCTGCTCGGCTCGGGCCAAGTGGCCCCAAGCCTCGCGGCCGCTGCGGCCGGCGGCTTCGGCGAGCAGCGTGAAGACCTGCGGGTCCTCGGGGCGTCGGTTGGCCAATTCATTCAGGACTCGATAGGCCTCGTTGGGGTCTCGCTGCAGCAGCGCTTCGCCCAGGATGCGCGTGGCCGGCATGTGGCCCGGCATCAGGCGCAGCACACGCCGGCTGCGCTCGATGGCATCGTCGTAGCGGCCGGCATCGAAGGCGACCTCGGCGGCGCTGACCGGCAGCAGGGCCAGGTCGGGTAGTTCCCGGGCCAAGGCGTCGAGCTGGCTGAGGGCGCTGTCGGTCTGGCCGTGGTGGGCGGCAATCAGGGCGTCGAGATAGCGCCTGGCCGATGGCGGCGCGTCATCCTGGGCCAGGCGTGTCGCCGCCTGCTGCGGGTCGCGCTGATTCACCGCCAGCAGTGCCCGGGCGCGCACCAGGTGGTAGATTGGGTCGCCCTCGCGAGGACGCATGGGTTCGAGCTGGGAGGCGCGGGACTCGGCATCGCTGATGCGCGACTCGGTCAGCGGGTGAGTGAGCAGGAACTCAGGGGGATTGCCGCCCTGCAGGCTCACCTGACGCTGCATGGCGCGGAACATCCTGACCATGGCGTCGGGGTCGAAGCCGGCCTGGGCCATGGTCTGCAGGCCGAGGCGGTCGGCTTCCTGCTCGAAGCGCCGTGAATAGGCCAGTTGATCCTGGATGAAGGCGGCCTGGGAGCCCATGGCGGCGGCAATGCCGGCGTCGCCGCCGCCGCTGGCGGCGATCAGCATGCCGGCCAGCATCGCCGCCATGGCCGGCAACTGGGTCTGCTCGGCACGTGCCTGGCCGCGTGAATAGTGGCGCTGGGAGAGGTGACCCAGTTCGTGGGCCAGCACCGAGGCGACGGCATCCTCTTCATTGGCGAAGGCGAACAGGCCGGCATTTACGCCGATGACGCCGCCCGGCACGGCGAAGGCGTTGAGGGCACGGTTATTCACCAGTGTGACGACGGTGCTGGAGTTGCCAAGCCCGCTGTGTGGCAGCAGGCGCGACACCAGCGACTCCACGTAGTCCTGCGCGATGGGGTCCTGCCAACTGGGGGCGCGGGCACGAAACTGGCGCAGCCAGGCGCGACCCAGGCGAAATTCCTCGCCGGTCATGGCCTGGCTGCTGCCGGTCAGGCTGGGCAGTCCATAGTCCTCAGTAGCGCTGGTCGGTGCCGGGGCAGACAGGCCCAAGGTCAGCGCGACGGCACCGGTGGTCAGGCAGGTTAGGGTCTTGCGCAGCATGTGCCAGTCTCGTTCGAAGCGGCGGTCGGTTCTCTCTCCGACATTGATTCGGCCTGCAAAGTGCCTTTAAATCTCAAGGGTTTTGCGCTTTGTTGCAAGGGCATGCGGCCTGATGTGCATGAGCGTACGTTATTTTTCGGGAGACGACATGGCTGTGCAACCAGATGATGTACTCGATGCCTGCGGCCTGCCCTGCCCGCTGCCGTTGCTCAAGGCGAAGCAGGCACTGGCTCGGTTGCAGCCCGGTCAAGTGCTCGAGATCCTGGCGACCGATGCCGGCTCCTGGCGCGACTTCGAAACCTTCGCCGACAACAGCATCCACGAGTTGATCGCCCGGGAGGAGCGCGGCGAGGTCTACCATTACTGGCTGCGCAAGGGCGAGGAGCCAACCTCATGATTTTGCGTGAGGTCTTCAAGGGCTGGATCGAGCACTACTTCTCCGACGAGGAGGCGGTGATCCTGCTGGTGCTGCTGATACTGGGCTTCGCTGCGGTGATCCTGTTCGGTCGAATGCTGGCACCGTTCCTCACTGCCCTGGTCATCGCCTTCCTGCTGCAGGGGGGCGTCAATGCCCTGACACGGCGCGGCGTGCCGCATCTGCTGGCCGTGATGCTTATCTTCCTCGCTTTCATCGGCGTGCTGCTGGCTCTGGCCTTCATTCTGATGCCGTTGATATGGAATCAGCTCGTCAGCCTGGTTCAGGAGACGCCCCGTATCGTCGCCAGCGGCCAGCGCTGGCTGGATGAACTCCAGGAGCGCTATCCCAACCTGGTCACGCCGGATCAGGTGCAGGAGTGGATCGCCGTCGCCGGTCGCGAGCTGACCCAGCTCGGCCAGCGCGCACTGACCCTCTCGCTGGCCTCGCTGGGCAACTTGCTGGCCTTGATCATCTATCTGGTGCTGGTGCCGATCCTGGTGTTCTTCCTGCTCAAGGATCGCGAGCAGTTGGTGGGCTTTACGCTCTCGCTGCTACCTCAACAGCGCGCGCTGATGACGCGCATCTGGCAGGAGATGGATGCTCAGATCGCCAACTACGTGCGCGGCAAGTTCATCGAGATCATCATCGTCGGCACCGTGTCGTTCTTCACCTTCGCCTTCTTCGGCCTGCCCTATTCGGCGCTGCTGGCGGTACTGGTGGGCTGTTCGGTACTGGTGCCCTACATCGGCGCCGCCGTGGCGACCCTGCCGGTGGCCGCCGTGGCGGGCTTTCATTTCGGCATGAGCGACCAGTTTCTCTACGTGCTGGTCGCCTATGGCGTGATCCAGGCGCTGGATGGCAACGTGCTGGTACCGATTCTATTCTCCGAGGCGGTCAACCTGCATCCGGTATCGATCATCGTGGCGGTGCTGTTCTTCGGCGGAGTCTGGGGCTTCTGGGGCATTTTCTTCGCCATTCCCCTGGCGACGCTGCTCAAGGCCTTGGTCTATGCCTGGCCAAGAGGAATCAGGCAGTACCATGACTCGCTCCAGCCCGTCGAGCTGGAGCAACAGGTCGAGGAGTAAGGGGAGCCCGCCCGCGGGTTCCGGGCGGAGCGCCTGCCTGGCTTAATTGCCGGCGTGAAGTGCCTGGGCCGCTTCAAGGACTTCCTGGGCGTGCCCCTTGACCTTGACGCCGCGCCACTCGCGGGCAAGCTTGCCATCGGCGTCGATCAGGAAAGTGCTGCGTTCGATGCCGAGATGCTCCTTGCCATACAACTTCTTCAGCTTGATGACGTCGAACAGCTGGCAGATTTCCTCGTCCTTGTCGGAAATCAACTCGAAGTTGAAGGCCTGCTTGGCCTTGAAGTTCTCCTGGGCGCGGATGCCGTCGCGCGAAACGCCGAGGATGACCGTATTGGCTGCGTCGAAGTCTGCCTTGCGGTCGCGGAAGTCGCCGCCTTCAGTGGTGCAGCCGGGGGTGCTGGCCTTGGGATAGAAATAGATCACCACCTGGCGACCCTTGAGTGAGGAGAGGGTGACGGTGGTATCGCCGGTGCCCTTGGCGCTGAAGTCGGGTACCGGTTGGCCGATGGCTGGCGTCATGAGAGGCTCCTTGATGAGGTGGAAGGCGTTTCATTACACGCAGGCCGGGGTGTGCTGTCAAAGAGCGCGTCGGCCGTGCTGTACAGGCCTGTGCCGCCTGAGTACCATTTACCCTTTGCTCGTGGTCCTGTCGATGCGACACCCGAGTGCGGCATGAGCGGCTATTGCAGAGGAAGAGAGGATGATCACTGGCAGTATCGTCGCCCTGGCGACGCCGATGAAGGCCAATGGTGATATCGACTGGGAGGCGTTGCGCCGCTTGGTGAACTTCCACCTGGAGAACGGCACCGACGGCATCGTCGCCGCCGGTACCACCGGTGAACCCACCACCATGTCCTTCGCCGAGCATTTCGACGTGATTCGCGCCGTGGTGGAAGAGGTCGATGGCCGCATTCCGGTCATTGCCGGCACCGGGGCCAATGCCACTTCCGAAGCCGTGGAGCTGGCGCGCTATGCCAGCGAAGTGGGCGCCGACTACTGCCTGTCGGTGTGCCCCTACTACAACAAGCCCACTCAGGAAGGGCTCTATCGCCACTTCAAGGCGGTGGCCGAGGGCAGCCGCCTGCCGGTGATCCTCTACAACGTGCCCGGCCGCACCTGCTCCGATCTCTACAACGAAACCGTGTTGCGCCTGGCCGAGGTCGGCAACATCGTCGGGCTCAAGGATGCCACCGGCAACCTCGAGCGGGCCGAGGACCTCATCGCGCGGCTCCAGGGCAGCGGTTTCATGCTCTACTCCGGTGACGATGGTACCGCCTGCGAGTTCATGCTGATGGGCGGCAACGGTGACATTTCGGTTACCGCCAACGTGGCGCCCAAGGCCATGCACGAGCTGTGCGTCGCCGCGGTCGCCGGTGACGCCGATCGCGCTCACCAGATCAACACCCGGTTGATGCCGCTGCATACCAACCTGGGCATCGAGTCCAACCCGATTCCGGTCAAGTGGGCGCTTCACCGCATGGGAATGATCGAGCAGGGTATTCGTCTTCCGCTTACCTGGCTGTCCGGCAAGTACCATGCGACGGTGGACGAGGCCCTGCAACTGGCTGGCGTAATCGACGATTGAGGCGGCCTGGAAAGCTCCCGCCGCCCCGATAATCTGACTGCAAGGTGAATGCATGAATTCTGCGCTGAAATGGATGCCGCTGGTGGCTCTCGCTGCCCTGGCCACTGCTGGCTGTGCCCGCGAAGGCTTCTATGACGACCGCAACATCGATTATGTGAAGGCCCAGCGCAGTGCGCCTCTGGTTCTGCCGCAAGGGCGCAACGAACAGCGCTATCGCGATGCCATGCCGATACCCGAGGCCCAGGGCAGCCTGCGTTCCGACGGCGAGCGTTTCAGCGCTCCGAGTCCGGAACGCCTGGCGTCAGGCGGCACAGTGGAGCGGGACTTCGTCGAGCGGCGCGAGATCGGCAGCGATCGCTGGCTGGTGGTGGGCTCCGACCCGGGCATGGTCTGGCCGCAGCTTCAGGATTTCGCCCGTGCTCGCGGCCTGCAGATACAAGCCAGCGATGATCGCGGCGTACTGGAAACGGCTCAGGGCCGGCTGAGCGTGCGCCAGGGGCTGCGCGCCGGTGACAGCGAGGTTCGTTGCGACCAGAACGGACGCCCGGTAGCGGCCTGTCTCGATGCGCTGGAGCAGCACTTCAGCGCGCGCAGCGCTACCGCCAGTGCCGCTTCGTTGGCAGGTCAGCAGATATCCCGCGAGGATCGCCTGCGATTCGAACAGCTCGCCAGCGGTGAATGGGTCGTGCGCATTCCGCTCGACATCGACCGCGTCTGGGCCGAGTTGAATCATCAACTGGAAGCCGATTTCAGCGTGGAGAACCGGCGCGAGCTGCTCGAACAGAACCCCCAGCAGCACGACTTCCTGGTCAGCTACATGACCGCTTCCGAGCGTGACCGTGGCATGCTTCAGATCATCCTGAGCCCCGACGTGCGCCAGATGCCGCAGGAGATTCGTCTGGTACTCGAGTCCGATGGCCCCGAGCGCACCACGCTGCGGGCCGTCAACGAGAGCGAGCGGCGCTTCACCGAAAGGGACGCCCGCGAGCTGCTCGAGCGGGTGTCGGGCCTGCTGCGCTGATGCAGCAGGGGCAGGCCAACGAGCCGTTGCCAGCCTCGGGCAAGCTTCGCTTCGCCTCGCTCGGCAGCGGCAGCAAGGGCAATGGCACCCTGGTCAGCGACGACGAGACCCTGGTGCTGGTCGACTGCGGCTTCGGCCTGCGCGAGACCGAGCGACGGCTGGCGCGTCTCGGCGTCCATCCACGCCAGCTCGATGCCGTGCTGGTGACCCACGAACACGGCGATCATCTGCGCGGCGTGGGTCCCTTGGCACGACGCCATGCGGTGCCGATCTACATCACGCCAGGCACCTGGCTCTCGGGGCGTCTCGGCGAAGTACCGCAGCGCCATTGGATCACGCCCCAGTTGCGTTTCTCGGTGAAGAGCCTCGTGATCGACCCGTTCACGGTACCCCATGATGCCCGCGAGCCGGTCCAGTTCCGCTTCGAATCGCGCGGTTGCCACTTAGGCGTGCTGACGGACCTGGGACATCCCACCGACCACGTCATCGAGGCATTCCGCGGCTGCGATGCGTTGATTCTCGAGTGCAACCACGACCGCCACATGCTCGAGATCGGCCCCTACCCGCCGCGTCTCAAGCGACGCGTCGGCGGCAACTGGGGGCATCTGGCCAACGTTCAGGCGGCAGCGCTGCTGCAGCGCCTCGGCCTGGATCGTTTGCAACACATCGTCTGCTCGCACCTATCCGAACACAACAACCGCCCCGAACTGGCCCTCGAGACCCTGGCGCCACTGCTCGACGGCGATGCCTCACGCCTGACGATTGCGGCCCAGGATGGCGGGCTGCATTGGCAGGCGATCAACTGAATTGCCATCCTCAGGTCATGCCTTCACCCTTTCTGGAGACCCCCATGGAAAAGCGCCAAGAACTCTACGCCGGCAAGGCCAAATCGGTGTTTGCCACCGACGATCCCGACCTGCTCGTTCTCCATTTTCGTGATGACACCAGTGCCTTCGACGGCGAGCGCATGGAGTCGCTGGCGCGCAAGGGCATGGTCAACAACCGCTTCAACGCTTTCATCATGGAGAAGCTGGCCGCGGCGGGTATTCCCACACACTTCGAGAAGCGCCTCTCCGATACCGAGAGCCTGGTCAAGAAGCTCGAGATGATCCCGGTGGAGTGCGTGGTGAGAAACATCGCCGCCGGTGGCCTGGTCAAGCGCCTGGGGGTGGAGGAGGGCAGTGAACTCACGCCGCCCACCTTCGAACTGTTCCTCAAGAACGACGCCCTGCACGACCCGATGATCAACGAGTCGCTGGCCGAGACCTTCGGCTGGGCCACGCCCGAGCAGCTGGCCGAGATGAAGGCGCTGACCTTCAGGGTCAACGAGGTGCTCAAGGCGCTGTTCACCGACGGTGGCCTGCTGCTGGTGGACTACAAGCTGGAGTTCGGCCTGTTCAAGGGGCGGATCGTGCTTGGCGACGAGTTCTCGCCCGACGGTTGCCGCCTGTGGGATGCCGAGACGCGCAACAAGATGGACAAGGACCGCTTCCGCCAGGGGCTGGGTGGCGTGATCGAGGCCTACGAGGAGGTCGGGCGCCGCATCGGTGTCGACTTCGACTGAGACTGAGTCAGCCAACTGCTGACGAGCTACTCCAGCGTCATGACAGGAAGGCGGCCCTTGGGCCGCCTTCCTGCGTTCTAAAGTCGTGAGTCTGCTCTGGCGACAGCTCCCTATCCTTTGGTAGCAATTCAGACTCTCGGGTAAATCAGCCGATGCCAGGGCCAAACTCCATCCCGCCGGGCAAGGCCGAGCGATGCATCGCTCCATAGACTCCTCTCCAGATGGCAACCGATTCCGACACGGCCATCGCGGAGGAGTGAATGAACGCTTTCGAGCCAGCCATGCGTGAGGGACAGTCGGGCCAGATCGGCCGACGGCAGCCGCGCGTCGAGGACGATGCTCTGCTGCGGGGGCGTGGTCGCTATGCCGACGACCTGGCGGTGGCGCCGGGCACTCTGCATGCCGCCGTGCTGCGTTCACCCCATGCCCATGCCCGACTGATCGGCCTGGACATTTCACCGGCGCTGGCTATGCCTGGCGTGCACGCCGTACTCACCGGCGAGGATATCAAGCGCTGGGCGCGGCCCTTTCCGGTCGGCGTGTGTCAGCCCATGGAGCACTGGTGCCTGGCCGTCGACAAGGTGCGCTATGTCGGCGAGCCGGTCGCCGTGGTGATGGCCGAGAGCCGCTACCTCGCCGAGGATGCCCTCGACGCCATCCGCGTCGACTATGAGACGCTGCCCGTCGCGGTGGATACCGAGGCGGCCATCGCAGCAGGCGCCCCGTTGCTCCATGAGGGAGTCGGCAGCAACGTGGTCAGCGAACGCCACTTCCGCTATGGCGACCCCGAGCAGGCCTTCGCCGAGGCCGAGCGTCGTGTCTCGCTCAAGGTGCGCGTGCCGCGCAGCTCCTGTACGCCGATGGAGTGCTATGTGGTGCTCGCCGAGTATGACCCGGCGAGTGCCAGCTACGACGTGCTGGCCAACTTCCAGGGCCCCTATGCGCTGCATACGGTGATGGCTCGTGCCCTCAAGGTCCCCGGCAACCGCCTGCGCCTGCGTACCCCGCCGGATTCCGGTGGCAGCTTCGGCATCAAGCAGGGGGTCTTTCCCTATGTGGTGATGATGGGGTTGGCTGCCCGCAAAGCCGGTGCCCCGGTCAAGTGGGTGGAGGATCGCCTCGAGCACCTGCAAGGCGCCTCTTCGGCCACCAATCGGATGACTGAGATCGAGGCTGCGGTGACCCACGACGGGCGTGTCACCGCCCTGCGCTGGGATCAGGTCGACGACTGTGGCGCTTACCTTCGTGCCCCCGAACCGGCCACCTTCTACCGCATGCACGGCAACCTGACCGGTGCCTATGCGATCCGGCACCTTGTTGTGCGCAACCGAGTCGCGCTGACCAACAAGACGCCCACTGGGCTCAACCGTGGCTTCGGCGGGCCCCAGGTCTATTTCGCCCTCGAGCGGTTGATGCAGCGCATCGCCGTGGAACTCGACCTCGATCCTCTCGAGGTGATCCGTCGCAACCTGGTGCCGTCCGGGAGTTTCCCCTACCGCGCCGCGGCCGGGGCGCTGCTCGACTCAGGCGACTATCCCGCCTCGGTAGAGCAGGGCATTCGTGAAGGCGGGCTGGACGAGTTGCTGGCACGCCGCGTGGCGGCACGCCGCGAGGGGCGGCTCTATGGCATCGGCTACACCGTGGCGGTGGAGCCGTCGATCTCCAACATGGGCTATATCACCACCGCCATGACGCCCGAGGAGCGGCGCAAGGCCGGTCCCAAGAACGGGGCGGTGAGCACCGCCACGATCAGCGTCGGTCCGCTAGGCGACGTCAGCGCCCATGTCTCGTCGACGCCGCAAGGGCAGGGGCATCGCACGGTGGTCGCCCAGGTGATTGCCGAAGTGCTCGGGGTGCCGCTGGAGTCGATTAGCGTCAATGTCGAGCTCGATACCGGCAAGGACGCCTGGTCGATCGCCTCGGGCAACTACTCCAGCCGCTTCTCCGGCGCCGTGGCCGGGGCGGTCTACCAGGCGGCGGTGAAGGTGCGCGATCGCCTGGCCGGCATCGCTGCCGCCCAGTGGCAGGTGGAGGCCGCACGCATCCGCTTCGCCGAGGGGCAGGTGAGGGTGGTCGATAGCGAGTTGACGATGCCCTTTGGCCGCCTGGCGGGCGCTACGCACTGGGCGCCGGGCACGCTGCCCGAGGGCGAGCCGGGCGGACTACGTGAGACGGCCTTCTGGTCGCCGCCCCAGCTCGAGGCGCCGGACGATGACGATCGTATCAACAGCTCGCTCTGCTATGGCTTCATCTTCGATTACTGCGGGGTGGAGGTCGACCGCATCACCGGCCAGGTGAGACTCGACCGCTATGTCACCCTGCATGACGCCGGCCGCCTGCTCAATCCGGATCTGGTCGATGGCCAGGTGCGCGGGGCCTTCGCTCAGGGGCTGGGTGCCGCCTTGATGGAAGAGTTTGCCTACGGCGACGATGGCAGCTTCCAGTCCGGCACCTTCGCTGACTACCTGGTACCGACCAGCGTCGAGGTGCCTGAACCACTGATCCTGCACAGGGAGACGCCGTCGCCGTTCACCCCACTGGGTGCCAAGGGGGTCGGCGAGGGCAACAACATGAGCACCCCGGTGTGCATCGCCAATGCCGTGGCCGATGCGCTGGGCATCGCGGACATCGAGTTGCCGCTGACACCGTCCAAGGTGCGCACTCTGATCGGCATCGAGGAGCCTCCGCGCCCCCAGGGAGTGGGCGAGGATCAGACGGCTCCCGCAGCTGGTGGCGGCTCGCGGCTCACCGCCAGCGACTCGGTGACGTTGCCGGGCAGCCCTCAGGCGGTCTTCGACACCCTGCTCGATCCCGAGACCCTGCAGGCGATCATCCCTGGCTGCCATGCCCTTGAACTTACCGGCGAGAACGCCTACCGCGCCGATGTCACCGTCGGCGTGGGGATGATCCGAGCGCGCTTCGATGCCCGGGTGGCACTCTCCGACCTCGACCCGCCGCACGGTCTTCGGCTCTCCGGGGCCGGCACCAGCGCCATGGGCTCGGCGGAGGGCAGTGCGCAAATTCGGCTGACCGAGATCGAGGGCGGCCAGACACGACTCGACTACGACTACGCCGCCGCCGTGGGCGGCAAGGTCGCCTCGGTGGGCGGGCGTATGTTGCAAAGCGCTTCGCGGATGATCATCGGCCAGATTTTTGTGCGCCTGGCCCAGCGTATGGACGGCGCCGCACCACGGCTGTCGCTTTGGCAGCGCCTCAAGGTCCTGTTCGCCGGCCGGGGAGGTCGTTCATGAAACCTGCTGCTTTCGATTATCTGCGCCCGTCGAGTCGTCGCGAGGCCTGCGAACTGCTGCATGAGGCTGGGGACGACGCTCGGTTGATCGCCGGGGGGCAGTCGTTGATGGCGGTGCTCAACATGCGCCTGGCCCAGCCCAAGCGGCTGATCGATATCGCGGGTATCGAGGACCTGAACTACATCGAGCGTCGTGACGACCATCTGGCCGTGGGCGCCGGGGTGACCCAGGCCGAACTACTCGAATACCCCGGTCTCGCCGAGGCGGTCCCGTTGCTGGCGCAGGCGATGCCCTGGATCGGCCATTGGCAGACCCGTAACCGCGGCACGGTGTGCGGCTCGATCGCCCACGCCGATCCCAGCGCCGAGCTGCCGCTGTGTCTGGCCACCCTGGGTGGCGAGGTGGTGCTCGAGAACCGGCGCGGCAAGGTGCGGCGGGTGGCGGCTCGCGACTTCTTCCAGGGCGTACTGACCACCGACCGCCACCCCGACGAGCTGATCACCGAGGTGCGTTTTCCCCTGGCGAGGCCGGGCGCGGAGTACCGCTTCCACGAAGTGGCCATGCGCCATGGTGACTTCGCCATCGTCGCGCTGGCGGCGGTGATCGACAGCGACCGTGTCACCCTCGGCGTGGGTGGCGTCGCCGATCGCCCAGTGAGTCGCGAGTTCGCCCGCCACGATGACCCGAGCGAGGCCCTCAACGCCCTCGCCTGGTCCTTGGGCGCCGAGGACGATGCCCATGCCACGGCGGCCTATCGCCGCCAGTTGATCCGTGAGCTCGGCCGGGAGTTGATCGCCGGCGGGCCAAGTGACGAGGAGATCGCCCATGCACGCCAGGGCTGACCAGCGCATTCGCGTGACCCTGACCCTCAATGGCCGCGAGCGCAGCGGCTACGCCGAGCCCCGTACCCAGCTGTGTGACTTCCTGCGCCACGAGCTGGGGGCCACCGGCACGCACGTGGGCTGTGAGCACGGCGTGTGCGGGGCCTGCACGGTGCGCGTCGACGGTCGTGCCAGCCGCAGCTGCCTGATGCTCGCGGTACAGGCCGAGGGTCGGCGGCTCGACACCGTCGAGTCGCTGGCAGGGGAGGAGGGCCTTTCCGATCTGCAACAGGCTTTCCGGCGTCATCACGCCCTGCAGTGCGGCTTCTGCACCGCAGGCATTCTGATGTCCTGCGAGGAGTTCCTGGACCGTGTGGCCGACCCCAGCGAGGCCCAGGTGCGCGACATGCTGTCGGGTCATCTGTGCCGTTGCACCGGCTATACCGGCATGGTCCGGGCGGTACTCGAAGTGGCCCGGACGCGCCGCGAGGCGGCCGTGCCTGACAGTCAACAGGAGAACAACGATGTTTGATCTTGGTCGCAGTTTTCTCGCCTCGGTGGAGCGTCGCCCTCGGGCGATCGCCATTTCCGATGGCGAGCTACGCAAGACCTATGCCGAATGGTTCGCCGATATCCAGAGCGTGGCCAGGAGCCTCGAAGCGATGGGCCTGGCCAAGGGGGACCGTCTGCTGGTGGTGATGCAGAACCGCTGGCAGATGGCGACCCTGCACTGGGCCTGCCAATTCGCCGGGATCGTGGTCACCCCCCTCAACTGGCGATCCACGGCCCGGGATCTGAGTTACTGCATCGAGGATGCCGAGGTCAAGGCTCTCGCCTATGACGCTTCGGTGGCCGAAGCGGTGAACGGCTGTCCCGAGGCACAGCGGCTGCCACGCATCACCGCGGGAGGGGTCGAGGACCTCGGTGCCCATGACTTCGACGCCCTGCTCGGTGTGGACGGTGAGCTGGTATTGCGTGCCGATGCCGAGGATGTCTCGCTGATGCTCTACACCTCGGGCA
Proteins encoded in this window:
- a CDS encoding M48 family metalloprotease; this translates as MLRKTLTCLTTGAVALTLGLSAPAPTSATEDYGLPSLTGSSQAMTGEEFRLGRAWLRQFRARAPSWQDPIAQDYVESLVSRLLPHSGLGNSSTVVTLVNNRALNAFAVPGGVIGVNAGLFAFANEEDAVASVLAHELGHLSQRHYSRGQARAEQTQLPAMAAMLAGMLIAASGGGDAGIAAAMGSQAAFIQDQLAYSRRFEQEADRLGLQTMAQAGFDPDAMVRMFRAMQRQVSLQGGNPPEFLLTHPLTESRISDAESRASQLEPMRPREGDPIYHLVRARALLAVNQRDPQQAATRLAQDDAPPSARRYLDALIAAHHGQTDSALSQLDALARELPDLALLPVSAAEVAFDAGRYDDAIERSRRVLRLMPGHMPATRILGEALLQRDPNEAYRVLNELANRRPEDPQVFTLLAEAAGRSGREAWGHLARAEQMQLTGEIDRAIRQLDVARRVAEQSGETNALARIEQRREDFVGYRETMEKF
- a CDS encoding AI-2E family transporter, which codes for MILREVFKGWIEHYFSDEEAVILLVLLILGFAAVILFGRMLAPFLTALVIAFLLQGGVNALTRRGVPHLLAVMLIFLAFIGVLLALAFILMPLIWNQLVSLVQETPRIVASGQRWLDELQERYPNLVTPDQVQEWIAVAGRELTQLGQRALTLSLASLGNLLALIIYLVLVPILVFFLLKDREQLVGFTLSLLPQQRALMTRIWQEMDAQIANYVRGKFIEIIIVGTVSFFTFAFFGLPYSALLAVLVGCSVLVPYIGAAVATLPVAAVAGFHFGMSDQFLYVLVAYGVIQALDGNVLVPILFSEAVNLHPVSIIVAVLFFGGVWGFWGIFFAIPLATLLKALVYAWPRGIRQYHDSLQPVELEQQVEE
- the nadA gene encoding quinolinate synthase NadA; this encodes MTIMTSRIEVREHLARAYCPTRIPAEDEARIDEIKRLLELHNAVLVAHYYTDDAIQQLAEETGGCVADSLEMARFGARHEAETLVVAGVRFMGETAKILSPEKRVLMPTLEATCSLDIGCPADEFSAFCAQHPDRTVVVYANTSAAVKARADWVVTSSIAVDVIEHLQARGEKILWAPDKHLGGYIQQKTGADMLLWDGACIVHEEFKAKGIEDLKGLYPDAAVLVHPESPASVVALADVAGSTSQLIKAAKELPNDKLIVATDRGIFFKMQQMVPEKTLFEAPTAGNGATCRSCAHCPWMAMNALDNLAGALREGSGEIFVDAELRLKALKPLERMLNFQK
- a CDS encoding sulfurtransferase TusA family protein; its protein translation is MAVQPDDVLDACGLPCPLPLLKAKQALARLQPGQVLEILATDAGSWRDFETFADNSIHELIAREERGEVYHYWLRKGEEPTS
- the dapA gene encoding 4-hydroxy-tetrahydrodipicolinate synthase; this translates as MITGSIVALATPMKANGDIDWEALRRLVNFHLENGTDGIVAAGTTGEPTTMSFAEHFDVIRAVVEEVDGRIPVIAGTGANATSEAVELARYASEVGADYCLSVCPYYNKPTQEGLYRHFKAVAEGSRLPVILYNVPGRTCSDLYNETVLRLAEVGNIVGLKDATGNLERAEDLIARLQGSGFMLYSGDDGTACEFMLMGGNGDISVTANVAPKAMHELCVAAVAGDADRAHQINTRLMPLHTNLGIESNPIPVKWALHRMGMIEQGIRLPLTWLSGKYHATVDEALQLAGVIDD
- a CDS encoding peroxiredoxin, yielding MTPAIGQPVPDFSAKGTGDTTVTLSSLKGRQVVIYFYPKASTPGCTTEGGDFRDRKADFDAANTVILGVSRDGIRAQENFKAKQAFNFELISDKDEEICQLFDVIKLKKLYGKEHLGIERSTFLIDADGKLAREWRGVKVKGHAQEVLEAAQALHAGN